GACGGCGTGGAGATCGAGCTGACCGCGACCGAGTTCGAGCTGCTGCGGTACCTCATGCGCAACGAGCGCCGGGTGCTGTCCAAGGCGCAGATCCTGGACCGCGTCTGGAGCTACGACTTCGGTGGCAAGTCGTCGGTCGTGGAGCTCTACATCTCCTATCTCCGGAAGAAGATCGACGCCGGCCGCACGCCCCTCCTGCACACTGTGCGCGGCGTCGGCTACATGATCAAGGCCCCGCAGTGAGCGGAGCGACGGTGACGCGACGGCCCATGAGCCTGCAGACGCGGCTGATGACCGCGGTGATCGGGTTCGTGTCGCTGATCCTCGTCATCGTCGCCGTCATCACCAGCGCCACCCTCGGCAGCACGCTGGAGGACCAGCTCGACAACAAGGTGAAGAGCTACGCCGCGACGATCAGGGATCGGATCGTGGAGGGGATCGCGCCGTCCGAGGCCACTGTCGACAACATCCTGTATCGCCTGGACCCCATGCCCGGGCTGCTGCTGTCGCTCGGCAGCCCCATCGCGGGACCGAGCGGCGTCGCCTTCGAGGACAGCCGCGGGGCGCTGAACAGCGCGCCGCAGCCGCTCACCCCCGATCAGCTGCAGCAGCTCTACGGCACGGTCGCGCTCGGCACCCCCGCCACGGTCTCCTTCGACGGCCTCGGCTCGTATCGGGTCGTCGCGACCACCGCGAGCAACGGCGTCGTCGTCGTAACGGGCCTCCCCCGCGACGATGTCCAGAATCAGCTCACGCAGCTCCTCACCGTGATCCTGCTCGCCACGGCGGGCGGCCTGATCCTCCTCGCCCTCACCACGGCGGTCACGATCCGCGTGGGGCTGCGGCCGCTGCGCGCGGTCGCAGCGACCGCGACGAGGGTCGCCAATCAGCAGCTCGACCGCGGCGAGGTCAGCATCACCGAGCGCGTGCCGGCGAGCGAGGCCGATCCGCGGACGGAGACCGGGCTCGTCGGCGCCGCGCTCAACAAGCTGCTCGACCACGTGGACACGTCCCTCTCGGCGCGACAGAAGAACGAGGAGCAGATGCGCCGGTTCGTCGCCGACGCGAGCCATGAGCTGCGTACGCCTCTGGCCTCGATCCGCGGCTACTCGGAGCTCTCGCTGCGGGCACTGCGTCAGGCGCCGGAGGCGACGAAGGAAGACGCGGTCATCGAGGGCACGACCTCCTCCTTGGAGCGCATCCAGGCGCAGTCGCTGCGGATGACGCGACTCGTGGAGGACCTCCTGCTCCTCGCCCGCCTCGACGAGGGCCGTGAGCTCGTGTACGGCACGGTCGACCTCGCCCAGCTCGCCCTCGAGGGCCTCTCGGATGCGCGGCCGACGGCGGCCGACCATCACTGGAACATCGAGGTGCCGGACGAGCCGGTGACCGTCGTCGGTGATGCGGGGCGCCTGCATCAGGTCGTCGCGAACCTGCTCGCCAACGCCCGGACGCACACCCCCGCGGGGACCACGGTGACGTTGAGCGTGGCTCGGGAGGGCGACGAGGCCGTGCTGCGCGTGCACGACGACGGCCCGGGGATCGATCCCGCCCTCCGCGACGAGCTCTTCGCCCGGTTCGCCCGCGGGGACAGCTCCCGCGCCCGGCAGACCGGCGGCACCGGGCTCGGTCTCGCGATCGTCAAGGCCATCGTGGAGGGTCATCACGGCCGCATCTCGGTCGAGAGCGAGCCCGGCGACACGACCTTCACGGTCCGTATCCCGATGACTCCCCCCGGCGAGACCCCGCCCGACTGACCCGGGGGTTCCGACTTCTGTCGCGCCCACCTGCACGACCCGACCCCGTCCGCACGACCGATCCGTCCATCCCGTCGTGCACCCGTGGCCAGGTCCTGCGGGTGCCCCCCGGCCGGTGTCCGAGGTCGAGCCGAGCCCGTGCTCACCCGCACGATCCTGTCCCGTCCGCACGACCGATCCGTCCGTCCGCGTTCTGTCGTGGCCGGGCCGCCTGCACGATCCGGGGGCGGATGCACGACGAGACCGGGGATTCCGTCGTGCGGGTGTCGCGGGGTCGTGCAGGCGTCGCAAATCCCAGGCCGAGGGAAGGGAAGACGATCCGGGTCAGTAGCCGGCGAAGGCGTCCGTGGTGAGGGA
This genomic stretch from Microbacterium sp. Nx66 harbors:
- a CDS encoding sensor histidine kinase yields the protein MSLQTRLMTAVIGFVSLILVIVAVITSATLGSTLEDQLDNKVKSYAATIRDRIVEGIAPSEATVDNILYRLDPMPGLLLSLGSPIAGPSGVAFEDSRGALNSAPQPLTPDQLQQLYGTVALGTPATVSFDGLGSYRVVATTASNGVVVVTGLPRDDVQNQLTQLLTVILLATAGGLILLALTTAVTIRVGLRPLRAVAATATRVANQQLDRGEVSITERVPASEADPRTETGLVGAALNKLLDHVDTSLSARQKNEEQMRRFVADASHELRTPLASIRGYSELSLRALRQAPEATKEDAVIEGTTSSLERIQAQSLRMTRLVEDLLLLARLDEGRELVYGTVDLAQLALEGLSDARPTAADHHWNIEVPDEPVTVVGDAGRLHQVVANLLANARTHTPAGTTVTLSVAREGDEAVLRVHDDGPGIDPALRDELFARFARGDSSRARQTGGTGLGLAIVKAIVEGHHGRISVESEPGDTTFTVRIPMTPPGETPPD